Proteins from a single region of Congzhengia minquanensis:
- a CDS encoding ABC transporter ATP-binding protein, whose product MQEIVHTNGLTKRYGDCFSVNNLDMVVFEEKIYGFLGPNGAGKSTTLKMLLGLIHPTQGEIDLFGKRITAKNRLEALKYIGSLIETPSYYGHLTGKENLKIQQMLLGVPKENIDEVLSIVRLQCQASKKVSAYSLGMKQRLGLASALLSFPRLLILDEPTNGLDPAGIQEMRELIISLPERFGMTVIVSSHLLSEIDQMAEDIGIIAGGKLKFQGSLSALHNMDRTKNLEEIFLELTGKEGSL is encoded by the coding sequence ATCGTACATACAAACGGGTTGACGAAACGGTATGGCGACTGTTTTTCTGTAAACAATTTGGATATGGTGGTGTTTGAGGAAAAAATATACGGCTTTTTAGGCCCCAACGGAGCCGGAAAATCCACCACGCTGAAAATGCTTTTGGGGCTGATACATCCCACCCAGGGAGAAATTGATCTGTTTGGCAAACGAATTACGGCGAAAAACAGGCTGGAGGCGCTAAAATATATCGGCTCCCTAATTGAAACTCCCTCTTATTATGGACATTTGACGGGAAAAGAAAATTTAAAAATTCAACAAATGCTGCTGGGCGTGCCAAAAGAAAACATCGACGAGGTGTTATCTATTGTGCGTCTTCAGTGCCAAGCCTCAAAAAAGGTATCGGCCTATTCGCTGGGAATGAAACAGCGGCTCGGGCTGGCATCTGCCCTGCTTTCCTTCCCCAGGCTATTAATTTTAGACGAACCGACAAATGGGCTTGACCCCGCCGGAATTCAGGAAATGCGGGAGCTGATTATAAGCCTTCCCGAACGATTTGGCATGACGGTGATTGTGTCGAGCCACCTTCTTTCAGAAATCGACCAGATGGCGGAGGATATTGGCATTATTGCGGGAGGAAAACTAAAATTTCAGGGCAGTTTATCTGCCCTGCACAACATGGACAGAACAAAAAATTTGGAAGAAATTTTCTTAGAACTTACAGGAAAAGAGGGAAGCTTATGA
- a CDS encoding ABC transporter permease, translating to MISLLKTEHKKTKKKYLLLTSLLITALDLAWIFYGNFSEDAILKGWMMFLYQLPLTNAIFLPFLMTVVASRLADIEHRGCMLKQLCTIVPRGKLFDAKLLYGFSIVLACMVIQFVSVFIFGCVKGFGGVYPFRLYSVYWLFTIAASLAIYIFQHTLSMLFQNQAVPFFAGVIGEFLGVFSMFLPQLPWLRKSLLWGYYGVLQFVGSDWDSQTRISTFYLYDFDWLSFVILLAVCLVLYRIGRSLFIKKEV from the coding sequence ATGATTTCCCTTTTGAAAACAGAACATAAAAAAACGAAAAAGAAATATCTCCTGCTCACGTCGCTTTTGATAACGGCTCTGGATTTGGCCTGGATTTTCTACGGCAACTTTTCTGAAGACGCAATTTTAAAGGGCTGGATGATGTTTTTATATCAGCTGCCGCTGACCAATGCCATTTTTCTGCCCTTTTTAATGACGGTGGTGGCCTCGCGCCTTGCCGACATTGAACACCGGGGATGCATGCTAAAACAGCTTTGCACCATTGTGCCCAGAGGTAAGCTGTTCGACGCAAAGCTTTTATACGGCTTTTCCATTGTTTTGGCATGCATGGTGATACAGTTTGTGTCGGTCTTTATATTTGGCTGTGTCAAAGGGTTTGGTGGCGTATATCCTTTTAGGCTTTACAGCGTCTATTGGCTGTTCACCATTGCAGCAAGCCTTGCCATTTACATTTTTCAGCACACGCTTTCCATGCTCTTTCAAAATCAGGCAGTCCCTTTTTTTGCAGGCGTAATCGGGGAATTTTTGGGCGTGTTTTCCATGTTTTTGCCCCAGCTTCCGTGGCTGAGAAAATCCCTTTTATGGGGATATTACGGCGTTTTGCAGTTTGTGGGAAGCGACTGGGACAGCCAAACGCGCATCAGCACCTTTTATCTTTATGACTTTGACTGGCTCTCTTTTGTCATTTTGCTGGCGGTGTGCCTTGTGCTGTATAGAATCGGACGGAGCTTATTTATAAAAAAGGAGGTTTAA
- a CDS encoding ABC transporter permease produces the protein MILKLIYADRMKLKRSPIWLAFLFMPIVPALLGTLNYRANIGILKNGWYSLWTQHTLFTCYFFLPIMLGIYCSYLMRLENSNHNWNKLLTMPIKPWQVFVSKLVTASLMLVLSELWIGLLFIVSGKIAGISEPIPKDLILWLACGTLGGMVMASVQLMLSAVLKSFALPVGIALAGGISGLVALAKGFGHIYPYALMAYGMRSNAPQVLMENGNLQFVVICLAFLVLFTASGSLWLLKRDI, from the coding sequence ATGATTTTAAAACTCATTTATGCAGACAGAATGAAACTGAAACGCTCGCCAATTTGGCTTGCGTTTTTGTTCATGCCCATTGTTCCCGCCTTATTGGGCACACTCAACTACCGGGCAAACATCGGCATTTTAAAAAACGGCTGGTATAGTCTGTGGACGCAGCATACGCTTTTTACCTGCTATTTCTTTCTCCCCATTATGCTGGGGATTTACTGCTCCTATCTCATGCGGCTTGAAAACAGCAACCACAACTGGAACAAACTGTTAACGATGCCGATAAAGCCGTGGCAGGTGTTTGTTTCAAAGCTCGTCACCGCTTCACTGATGCTGGTGTTAAGCGAGCTTTGGATTGGGCTTTTGTTCATTGTATCGGGTAAAATTGCAGGAATTTCAGAACCCATTCCGAAAGACTTAATTTTGTGGCTGGCCTGCGGAACACTGGGGGGCATGGTGATGGCATCGGTTCAGCTCATGCTTTCCGCCGTCTTAAAAAGCTTTGCGCTTCCTGTTGGGATTGCGCTGGCAGGCGGCATTTCCGGTCTTGTTGCGCTTGCAAAGGGGTTTGGCCATATCTACCCATATGCGCTGATGGCCTATGGCATGCGCTCAAATGCGCCCCAGGTGCTCATGGAAAACGGAAATTTGCAGTTTGTTGTCATTTGCCTGGCCTTTCTTGTTTTGTTCACGGCCTCCGGCAGCCTGTGGCTTTTAAAAAGGGACATTTAG
- a CDS encoding pyridoxal phosphate-dependent aminotransferase, which produces MIAKTYKDMLSAKSVIRQLSEFATARGAEIGYENVFDFSLGNPSVPVPAAFTDMMIKLLKESNPIDLHGYSQSLGIPSVRAKIAASLNQRFGMDYTQDHIFMTAGAAGAIAHALRCVTEPGDEVLTFAPFFPEYNPYVNLSGAVLKVVPPNTEDFQINFEAFEQMLTKKVMAVLINTPNNPSGIAYSEETIKKLAAVLTEKSKEFGHEIYIISDEPYREITFDGNEIVYVSNYYDYTLSCYSYSKSLSLPGERIGYVAIHPKCPYAKEMVVMCGQISRGIGHNCPASIIQLAVGETCGLTADLSVYETNMNLLYDVLIDLGFTVVRPGGTFYIFPKALEEDAKIFCEKALKYDLVFVPADTFGCPGYFRIAYCIDTEKVKRSIPVIRKFVETEYPNR; this is translated from the coding sequence ATGATTGCAAAGACATATAAAGACATGTTAAGCGCAAAATCGGTTATCCGTCAGCTTTCAGAATTTGCCACTGCAAGGGGCGCGGAAATCGGTTATGAAAATGTGTTCGATTTCAGTCTCGGAAACCCGTCAGTCCCGGTGCCGGCGGCGTTTACCGACATGATGATAAAGCTTTTGAAAGAAAGCAACCCCATTGACCTGCACGGATACAGCCAAAGCCTGGGAATCCCTTCCGTCAGGGCAAAAATTGCGGCGTCTTTAAACCAGCGGTTCGGCATGGACTATACGCAGGACCACATTTTTATGACGGCGGGCGCGGCAGGCGCCATTGCCCACGCATTGCGCTGCGTAACAGAGCCCGGCGACGAGGTGCTCACCTTCGCGCCGTTCTTTCCGGAATATAACCCTTATGTAAATTTATCCGGCGCAGTGTTAAAAGTTGTTCCACCGAATACAGAAGATTTTCAGATTAATTTTGAGGCCTTTGAACAAATGCTTACCAAAAAAGTGATGGCCGTGCTGATTAACACACCGAACAATCCATCTGGCATTGCTTACTCCGAGGAAACAATAAAGAAACTTGCCGCTGTTTTAACAGAAAAATCGAAAGAGTTCGGGCACGAAATTTATATTATTTCCGATGAACCCTACCGTGAAATTACCTTTGACGGCAACGAAATTGTGTATGTGTCAAACTATTATGACTATACTTTAAGCTGCTACTCTTACTCAAAATCGCTGTCCCTGCCGGGAGAACGCATTGGATATGTGGCAATTCACCCCAAATGCCCCTATGCGAAAGAAATGGTGGTAATGTGCGGACAGATTTCCCGCGGAATTGGCCACAACTGCCCCGCTTCCATTATTCAGCTGGCCGTGGGCGAAACCTGCGGCTTAACCGCCGATTTGTCGGTTTATGAAACCAACATGAATCTGCTATACGATGTTTTGATTGATTTAGGGTTTACGGTTGTTCGGCCCGGCGGAACGTTCTACATTTTCCCCAAGGCCTTAGAGGAGGACGCAAAAATCTTCTGCGAAAAAGCGCTGAAATATGATTTGGTTTTTGTGCCGGCAGATACCTTTGGCTGTCCCGGATATTTTAGAATTGCTTATTGTATCGACACTGAAAAGGTGAAGCGTTCCATTCCCGTCATTCGCAAATTTGTGGAAACGGAGTATCCCAACAGATAG
- a CDS encoding DMT family transporter: MAKNYIKYILALLLFGSNGIVASKITLESSNIVLLRTFAGSLLLIVVFMLSKRTICFLQFKKDCFNIAISGAAMGASWMLLYEAYIQIGVGTASLMYYCGPVIVMLLSPILFREKLTGIKIGSFFVVLVGILFINSGAEEIRGNAGGVVLAGMSAVMYAVMVIFNKKSVHVKGLENAMIQLFVSFLTAAVYVGCKTNEVIQINSGDWVYILILGLVNTGLGCYLYFSSIGALPVQTIAVCGYLEPLSAVLLSVFVLKETLLPMHILGAVFILGGAVFAEIFGHRKTGT, translated from the coding sequence ATGGCAAAGAACTATATTAAATATATTTTAGCGCTGTTGCTTTTTGGTTCAAACGGAATTGTGGCAAGCAAAATCACGCTTGAAAGCAGCAACATTGTGCTACTTAGAACGTTTGCAGGCAGCTTGCTGCTAATTGTGGTGTTTATGCTGTCTAAACGAACAATTTGCTTTCTTCAATTTAAAAAGGATTGTTTCAATATAGCAATTTCCGGCGCGGCCATGGGTGCAAGCTGGATGCTGCTGTACGAGGCCTACATACAAATTGGAGTTGGAACGGCTTCACTGATGTATTACTGCGGCCCTGTAATTGTTATGCTTCTCTCTCCAATACTCTTCCGGGAAAAATTAACCGGAATTAAAATAGGCAGTTTTTTTGTTGTATTGGTAGGAATTTTATTCATAAACAGCGGAGCAGAAGAGATTAGGGGAAACGCCGGGGGCGTTGTTTTGGCAGGTATGTCGGCGGTGATGTATGCTGTCATGGTAATTTTTAATAAAAAAAGCGTTCATGTTAAAGGGCTGGAAAATGCAATGATACAGCTGTTTGTTAGCTTTCTTACCGCCGCAGTGTATGTTGGTTGCAAAACAAACGAAGTTATACAAATTAACAGCGGGGATTGGGTCTATATCCTCATTTTGGGCCTGGTGAATACAGGCCTGGGCTGTTACCTTTATTTTTCGTCTATCGGAGCGCTACCTGTTCAAACAATTGCAGTGTGCGGCTATTTAGAACCGCTTTCGGCTGTGCTGCTGTCAGTGTTTGTTTTAAAAGAAACGCTGCTGCCTATGCACATTTTAGGAGCTGTTTTCATTCTTGGCGGAGCGGTTTTTGCCGAGATTTTTGGGCATAGAAAAACAGGGACATAA
- a CDS encoding LysR family transcriptional regulator, with protein sequence MDMNLSKYFAFVTTVEYGSFTKAAEVLNYSQSAVSRMINDVETEWNTTVLERGKTGVKLTSDGLTLLPYAKSLCAEYRRLQLQVDELSGLKTGLIRIGTFSSVASHWLPNIIKAFQKDYPNIDYELLLGDYTEIETWILEGRVDCGFLRLPASPALETFFLETDRLLAVLPENHRLAGSEAVPLSELCKEPFMLLEKGAKAEVSEIFEKSGLTPNVHFTTWDDYAIMSMIESGLGLAILPELILKRVPYRIVAKELDVPAYRSIGLAVRDKKSASIAVKKFMEYLSYR encoded by the coding sequence ATGGATATGAATTTATCAAAATATTTTGCGTTTGTTACAACTGTTGAATATGGAAGCTTTACAAAAGCAGCTGAAGTTTTAAACTATTCCCAGTCTGCCGTCAGCCGTATGATAAATGATGTAGAAACGGAATGGAACACTACGGTTTTAGAGCGTGGAAAGACGGGTGTTAAGCTCACGTCAGACGGCTTGACGCTGCTTCCTTACGCAAAAAGCCTGTGTGCTGAATACCGCAGGCTTCAGCTTCAGGTAGATGAGCTCAGCGGTCTTAAAACCGGCCTGATTCGCATTGGAACATTTTCCAGCGTGGCAAGCCACTGGCTGCCAAATATTATCAAAGCGTTTCAAAAAGATTATCCGAACATTGACTATGAACTGTTGCTGGGCGACTATACAGAAATTGAAACATGGATTTTAGAGGGGCGGGTAGACTGCGGATTTCTGCGTCTGCCGGCCTCCCCTGCTCTTGAAACATTTTTTTTAGAAACAGACAGACTCTTGGCTGTTTTGCCCGAAAACCACAGGCTGGCCGGCAGTGAAGCCGTTCCCCTATCGGAGCTCTGCAAAGAACCGTTCATGCTGCTCGAAAAAGGAGCCAAGGCCGAAGTATCAGAAATTTTTGAAAAGAGCGGCCTAACACCAAACGTACACTTTACCACCTGGGACGACTACGCCATAATGTCCATGATTGAAAGCGGTTTAGGATTAGCCATTTTGCCGGAGCTCATTTTAAAAAGGGTTCCCTACCGCATTGTGGCAAAAGAACTGGATGTTCCGGCTTACCGCAGTATTGGTCTTGCCGTGCGGGACAAAAAGTCAGCTTCCATTGCAGTAAAAAAATTTATGGAATATTTAAGCTATCGGTAA
- a CDS encoding protein kinase domain-containing protein has product MNEYTKKFIEQEYEIIEFLSADEKTALVRESSTGGIYVKKIVGKGAAHIYKRLVGLQISGLPTVYKVKNDYVIMEYVNGISLNNKLSRDGVMSIQEAKSHMITLCNGVKALHAFGIIHRDITASNIIIGHHGCYLIDLGIAREKKVNKGADTHILGTVGYAAPEQFGFTQTDERTDIYALGVVFNYMLTNAFPSEKLYSGKERSIIQKCIEIDGNKRYKSVKRLKNALMNGQNTRRDVFVALSGALFTCIVIATLSYLIPLQNNSANNAAPAGAAGNTPAAATVSTTPLPSSGRKLTLEKFNSITLGMRYEDVLNLIGDKPASESTMELFGTKTLTCSWWGQGSIGANAIIQFRDGAVTSKSQSGLK; this is encoded by the coding sequence ATGAATGAATATACAAAAAAATTCATCGAGCAAGAATATGAAATTATTGAATTTTTGTCAGCCGACGAAAAAACGGCATTGGTGCGGGAAAGCTCAACTGGCGGCATCTATGTAAAAAAAATTGTAGGCAAAGGCGCCGCCCATATCTACAAACGGCTGGTTGGTTTGCAAATTTCTGGGCTTCCGACCGTCTATAAAGTGAAAAACGACTATGTGATTATGGAATATGTGAACGGAATTTCTCTGAACAACAAATTGTCCCGCGACGGCGTGATGAGCATACAGGAAGCCAAATCACATATGATTACCCTATGCAACGGCGTTAAGGCCCTCCATGCTTTCGGCATTATACACAGGGACATTACAGCATCGAACATCATCATAGGACATCACGGCTGTTATTTAATTGATTTGGGAATTGCAAGGGAAAAAAAGGTAAATAAGGGCGCTGATACGCATATTCTCGGCACGGTTGGATATGCGGCTCCGGAGCAGTTTGGCTTTACGCAGACGGATGAACGCACGGATATTTACGCGCTTGGCGTGGTGTTTAACTATATGCTAACAAATGCTTTTCCCAGCGAAAAACTATATTCTGGAAAAGAGCGCTCCATCATTCAAAAATGCATTGAAATCGACGGTAACAAGCGGTATAAGAGCGTGAAAAGGCTCAAAAATGCGTTAATGAATGGGCAAAATACAAGGCGAGATGTTTTCGTCGCGCTTAGCGGGGCGCTGTTTACGTGTATTGTCATTGCCACGCTGTCTTACTTAATCCCCTTACAAAACAATAGCGCAAATAACGCGGCACCGGCCGGTGCCGCAGGAAACACGCCGGCTGCCGCAACAGTTAGCACAACGCCGCTGCCCTCATCAGGAAGAAAGCTGACTCTTGAAAAATTTAACAGCATCACATTAGGAATGCGTTATGAAGACGTTTTAAACCTCATTGGCGATAAGCCCGCTTCAGAATCTACCATGGAGCTGTTTGGAACAAAAACGCTGACATGCTCCTGGTGGGGCCAAGGAAGCATTGGTGCAAACGCCATAATCCAGTTTCGTGACGGCGCAGTGACAAGTAAGTCTCAATCAGGTTTAAAATAA
- a CDS encoding MrcB family domain-containing protein, which translates to MKDMFERVCKNYILESKNDLKNNRLAEYIRNDIPQTIYKELQLNESSYFIKASPGQGGWSNIPWIGIFDRDISISAAKGYDIVYLFCADMSGVYLSLNQGWTYFKERYGSRIGKQNIQKVSTSWKKILSSSLNNFSFEPIDLKYNGNASDLPLGYELGHICGKFYNASALPSDQVFIDDLRSMLAILQELKGKMCDLSIQNTNDYILARDKIGGFFEFEDKTDPLNSLIVDTSCLTLALKKPQDLKLKTNKTISKKSGKKVNFIKKQIRDTKLGLIGELMVLEYEKERLESIGRSDLIKYIKHISKEEGDKAGFDILSFDKNGSKIYIEVKTTTGAEDTPFFISQNELDFSKKNSINYYLYRVYNLSAKKKSASFYIVKGNLFETFQFNPVHYVSASIDRVI; encoded by the coding sequence ATGAAAGATATGTTTGAAAGAGTGTGTAAGAACTATATTTTAGAGTCAAAAAATGATTTAAAAAATAATAGGTTAGCTGAATATATTCGAAATGATATTCCGCAAACAATTTATAAGGAGTTACAACTTAATGAAAGTAGTTATTTCATTAAAGCATCTCCAGGTCAAGGGGGATGGAGTAATATACCTTGGATTGGTATATTTGATAGGGATATATCAATATCTGCAGCAAAGGGATATGACATAGTATATCTTTTTTGCGCAGATATGAGTGGTGTGTATCTATCACTCAATCAAGGATGGACCTATTTTAAAGAACGATATGGGAGCAGAATAGGAAAGCAAAACATACAAAAAGTTTCTACTTCGTGGAAAAAGATACTATCGTCGTCATTAAATAATTTTTCTTTTGAACCGATTGATTTGAAATATAACGGTAACGCCTCAGATTTACCGCTTGGTTATGAATTGGGCCATATATGTGGTAAGTTTTACAATGCATCTGCACTACCATCAGATCAAGTTTTCATTGATGATTTACGAAGTATGCTAGCAATTTTGCAAGAACTTAAAGGTAAAATGTGTGATTTGTCGATACAAAATACAAATGATTATATTTTAGCAAGAGACAAAATTGGAGGTTTTTTTGAATTTGAAGATAAAACAGACCCATTAAATAGCTTAATAGTTGATACATCTTGCCTTACTCTTGCGTTAAAAAAACCACAAGATTTAAAGTTAAAAACAAATAAGACAATTTCTAAAAAAAGTGGGAAAAAAGTAAATTTTATTAAAAAACAAATTCGAGACACCAAACTAGGACTTATTGGCGAGCTTATGGTATTAGAATATGAAAAAGAACGTTTGGAAAGTATTGGGCGTTCTGATTTGATTAAATACATAAAACATATATCCAAGGAAGAAGGGGATAAGGCGGGTTTTGATATTTTATCTTTTGACAAAAATGGAAGTAAAATATACATTGAGGTGAAAACCACTACGGGGGCGGAAGATACTCCATTTTTTATTTCGCAAAACGAATTAGATTTTTCAAAGAAAAATAGTATTAACTACTATTTATATCGGGTATATAATTTAAGTGCGAAAAAAAAGTCAGCATCATTTTATATTGTGAAAGGAAATTTATTTGAGACGTTTCAATTTAACCCTGTTCATTATGTTTCAGCAAGTATTGATCGTGTAATTTGA